The Desmonostoc muscorum LEGE 12446 genome includes a region encoding these proteins:
- a CDS encoding type II toxin-antitoxin system HicB family antitoxin, translating to MRYKVKLNKTDEGFAIWCPALPGCWSQGETEEEALENIKDAIQAYLDTVEELTKDAEFRYVEVG from the coding sequence ATGCGATACAAAGTAAAGTTAAATAAAACAGATGAAGGATTCGCTATCTGGTGTCCTGCTTTACCCGGATGTTGGTCGCAGGGAGAGACAGAAGAGGAAGCTTTAGAAAATATCAAAGATGCTATTCAAGCCTACCTCGATACTGTTGAGGAATTGACTAAGGATGCAGAATTTCGTTACGTAGAAGTGGGATAA
- a CDS encoding TIGR04376 family protein, giving the protein MGLFDDLSRFLENRLEEFLRNNPHLELEALLEQLREQEEDTLKLIADLQLQEKRSQDDILSTAQEIQRWHIRVQKAKDAGRQDLVTAASEREAALLREGNQRWGHMQGLKERINQSQELLRKIQQRRQEVQAKAAEAQTARAKAQTQERLETNGWSNQTSTYSTGFDDLEEKFRHWETQDELEQMKRNMGK; this is encoded by the coding sequence GTGGGTTTATTTGATGATTTGAGTCGGTTTCTAGAAAACCGTTTAGAAGAATTCTTGCGTAACAATCCACATTTGGAGTTAGAAGCGCTGCTAGAACAGCTGCGTGAGCAAGAGGAAGATACATTAAAGCTGATTGCAGATTTACAATTACAAGAGAAGCGATCGCAAGACGATATTCTGTCTACCGCTCAAGAAATCCAGCGTTGGCACATCCGTGTTCAAAAAGCAAAAGACGCTGGTAGACAAGATTTGGTGACTGCGGCGAGTGAACGAGAAGCAGCTTTGTTGCGAGAAGGAAATCAGCGCTGGGGACACATGCAAGGGCTGAAAGAACGCATTAACCAATCTCAGGAACTCCTGCGGAAAATTCAGCAGCGACGACAGGAGGTACAAGCCAAAGCCGCCGAAGCACAGACAGCCCGTGCTAAAGCCCAAACCCAGGAGCGCTTGGAAACCAATGGTTGGTCGAATCAAACTAGCACTTATTCTACTGGTTTTGACGACTTAGAAGAAAAGTTCCGCCATTGGGAAACCCAAGACGAATTAGAACAAATGAAGCGAAATATGGGAAAATAG
- a CDS encoding beta strand repeat-containing protein, which produces MANIIGTNGNDTLQGTSDNDTLIGGGGNDKFVYNSLGYYGTNAIADFGGVGKGTNPTAATIGEADTLVFTGAGLTAQNLLLTQNGTNLEITFEGDSSNGKVVLENFALENLDNLSKSTGAAVDLGNIVFDGQTSSTDSFDVFNANSTQSTIFNKNTVTFLNDLDNNVSGFDNSDDVINGQGGDDIIDGLSGNDLLRGGAGNDLLRDGAGNNTLNGGAGDDTLNASGSTGDNLLDGGDGNDFLDISGIYFNPVNYDSRSLGNNTLNGGAGDDTLNASGSRGDNLLSGGDGNDSLDISGNFDTNGGQENATDSRSLGDNTLKGGAGDDTLDASGSIGDNLLDGGDGNDSLKLTTSGGGGYVYSGSEGNNTLNGGAGDDYLDISGYLDNLQGAYIDSRSYGDNLLDGGDGNDTLTAFSTLGNNTLKGGAGDDILTAGNSQGNNLLVGGDGDDSLYSFGSRGNDTLKGGNGKDKFFYNQFFSNYGINTITTIADFGGVGKGKKPTATVIAQVDTLVFTGDSLTAQNLLLNQNGNNLEITFESIGGRKLILENFTLENLDNLSKSTGATVDLGNILFNGQTSTTDSFDVFDANSTRSTVFRKNTVTFLNDLSNNVSGFDNSNDVINGQGGDDIIDGLSGNDILRGGAGNNTLNGGVGADTLNVDFLSSNNLLNGGDGNDSLTASGEKYYNSYYLYGESGYDLRRLGNNTLNGGAGADTLDARGSLGDNLLDGGDGNDFLDISGSESAESGRYIPDSNSNSRSLGDNTLNGGAGDDTLNASGSLGDNLLDGGDGNDSLSISGYSEIDERSFGLYSTSNSRSYGNNTLNGGAGNDTLTASGSSGSNLLSGGDGNDFLSISGSSGFDSKYDYDSRSYGGNILNGGAGDDTLIASGSIIGGNLLSGGDGNDFLSISGYSEGGYDENLLSGGDGNDTLTASGANNNNTLNGGNGDDILIGGNGDDSLHGGGGTDTFVFNSFNEGLDTIDDFNAIDELIQVSATGFGGGLSTGVLSASEFTIGASATTSTQRFIYDSTTGGLFFDSDGSAGVFAQVQFAQLSAGVSLTNNNFVVV; this is translated from the coding sequence ATGGCAAATATCATTGGAACCAACGGTAACGATACCCTACAGGGTACTTCTGACAACGACACCCTAATTGGTGGCGGTGGTAACGATAAATTTGTTTACAACAGCTTAGGCTACTACGGCACTAACGCGATCGCCGATTTCGGTGGAGTAGGTAAAGGAACAAACCCCACAGCAGCAACCATTGGGGAAGCTGACACTCTGGTATTCACTGGTGCTGGATTAACTGCCCAAAATTTGCTGCTCACTCAGAATGGCACAAATTTGGAAATCACCTTTGAAGGGGACTCTAGTAATGGCAAAGTCGTCCTGGAAAACTTTGCCTTGGAAAACCTGGATAACCTCAGCAAATCCACTGGAGCCGCTGTAGACTTGGGCAATATTGTGTTTGATGGGCAAACTAGCAGCACCGACAGCTTTGATGTCTTCAATGCCAACTCCACCCAAAGCACTATCTTCAACAAGAACACAGTCACCTTCCTCAACGACCTCGACAACAATGTTAGTGGCTTTGACAACTCAGATGATGTCATCAATGGTCAAGGGGGTGATGACATTATTGACGGTCTAAGTGGCAATGATCTGTTGAGGGGTGGTGCGGGCAATGACCTTTTGAGAGATGGTGCAGGCAATAATACCCTCAACGGTGGTGCTGGCGATGATACTTTGAATGCTAGTGGTTCAACAGGCGATAATCTTTTGGATGGGGGTGATGGCAATGATTTTCTAGACATCTCTGGCATATACTTCAATCCCGTGAATTATGACTCTCGCTCATTAGGCAATAACACCCTCAACGGTGGTGCTGGTGATGATACTTTGAATGCTAGCGGTTCAAGAGGTGATAACCTGCTGTCTGGGGGCGATGGCAATGATTCTCTAGATATCTCTGGCAATTTCGACACTAATGGCGGCCAAGAAAACGCCACCGACTCTCGCTCTTTAGGAGATAACACCCTCAAAGGTGGTGCAGGTGATGATACCTTGGATGCTAGTGGTTCAATAGGCGATAACCTCTTAGATGGAGGCGATGGCAATGATTCTCTAAAACTGACCACGAGTGGCGGCGGAGGATACGTCTACTCTGGCTCAGAAGGCAATAACACCCTCAACGGTGGTGCAGGTGATGATTATCTAGACATCTCTGGCTATCTTGATAACTTGCAAGGCGCCTACATCGATTCTCGCTCATATGGCGATAACCTCCTAGATGGGGGCGATGGCAATGATACTCTAACAGCCTTTAGCACTCTTGGTAATAATACCCTCAAAGGTGGCGCTGGTGACGATATCTTGACTGCTGGCAATTCACAAGGCAATAATCTGCTAGTTGGCGGTGATGGCGATGATAGTCTCTACTCCTTCGGTAGCAGGGGTAATGATACCCTCAAAGGTGGCAATGGCAAGGATAAATTTTTTTACAACCAGTTCTTCAGCAACTACGGGATAAATACTATCACTACGATCGCCGACTTCGGTGGAGTAGGTAAAGGAAAAAAACCCACAGCAACGGTTATTGCTCAAGTGGACACTTTGGTATTCACTGGTGATAGCTTAACTGCCCAAAATTTGCTGCTCAACCAGAATGGCAATAATCTGGAAATCACATTTGAAAGTATTGGTGGTCGCAAACTCATCCTGGAAAACTTTACTCTAGAAAACCTGGATAACCTGAGCAAATCCACAGGAGCCACTGTAGATTTAGGCAATATTCTGTTTAATGGGCAAACTAGCACCACCGACAGTTTTGATGTCTTCGATGCCAATTCCACCCGAAGCACTGTATTTAGAAAAAACACAGTCACTTTCCTCAACGACCTATCCAACAATGTTAGCGGCTTTGACAATTCAAATGATGTCATCAATGGTCAAGGGGGTGATGACATCATCGACGGCTTAAGTGGCAATGACATTTTGAGGGGTGGTGCGGGCAATAATACCCTCAACGGTGGTGTTGGTGCTGATACTTTGAATGTTGACTTCCTCTCAAGCAATAATCTGCTTAATGGTGGTGATGGCAATGATTCTCTAACAGCCTCTGGCGAAAAATACTACAACAGCTACTATCTATATGGCGAATCTGGCTATGACCTCCGCCGTTTAGGGAATAATACCCTCAACGGTGGCGCTGGTGCTGATACTTTGGATGCTAGGGGTTCATTAGGCGATAACCTCTTAGATGGCGGCGATGGCAATGATTTTCTAGACATCTCTGGCAGTGAAAGTGCAGAAAGTGGACGTTACATCCCCGACTCCAATTCTAACTCTCGCTCTTTAGGCGATAATACCCTCAACGGTGGTGCTGGCGATGATACTTTGAATGCTAGCGGTTCATTAGGCGATAACCTCTTAGATGGGGGCGATGGCAATGATTCTCTCTCCATCTCTGGCTATTCGGAAATTGATGAGCGGTCGTTCGGCTTATACTCCACATCTAACTCTCGTTCATATGGCAATAACACCCTCAACGGTGGTGCAGGTAATGATACCTTGACTGCTAGCGGATCATCAGGCAGTAACCTGCTCTCTGGGGGCGATGGTAATGATTTTCTCTCCATCTCTGGCTCTTCAGGATTTGACTCCAAGTACGACTACGACTCTCGCTCATATGGCGGTAACATCCTCAACGGTGGTGCAGGTGATGATACCTTGATTGCTAGCGGGTCAATAATAGGTGGTAACCTGCTCTCTGGGGGCGATGGCAATGATTTTCTCTCCATCTCTGGCTATTCAGAAGGTGGCTATGACGAGAACCTGCTCTCTGGGGGCGATGGCAATGATACTCTGACAGCCTCTGGCGCTAATAATAATAATACCCTCAACGGTGGTAATGGCGATGATATTCTCATAGGTGGCAATGGTGATGATAGCCTTCATGGAGGAGGTGGTACTGATACCTTTGTTTTCAATAGTTTCAATGAAGGACTTGATACTATTGATGACTTCAATGCCATTGATGAACTGATTCAGGTATCAGCCACTGGTTTTGGTGGTGGCTTATCAACAGGTGTATTATCTGCTAGTGAGTTTACCATTGGAGCATCTGCAACCACTAGCACCCAGCGATTTATTTATGACTCCACTACAGGTGGATTGTTCTTTGACTCTGATGGTAGTGCGGGTGTATTTGCTCAGGTACAATTTGCACAACTATCTGCTGGTGTGTCATTAACTAACAACAATTTTGTGGTTGTTTAG
- a CDS encoding calcium-binding protein: protein MANINGTSGNDYLYGTTSDDLIQGLSGNDQIYGNGGNDTLDGGSGNDGLYASYSAGNNILKGGSGSDVLDVSYSSGNNTLTGDAGADTFYISYSTGNNTVSGGDGIDIFYAYGAQGANTLSGGNGDDSFYLSAPYTFPSSLFSQTVDGGTGNDYLYIDYTYSSVGIDTNQITYNSIERLEVRGTAYDDNIVGTNGNDVLYGGNSGNDTIAGGAGNDTLNVDYSTGDNSLQGGAGNDNLSAISSNGDNLLSGGDGNDVISTSAYYYYYYDYYYYGYYSVGSPSSGNNTLYGGAGSDNLSANYSTGNNLLDGGDGNDSLSVSGYSFYDYYYGSYSYYNSSGNNTLYGGAGYDYLSAEYSTGNNLLDGGDDNDNLYAYGASGENTLNGGNGDDYLYAGNGNDILIGGNGNDILYGGSGTDTFVFNSFNEGIDTLYDFNAIDELIQVSATGFGGGLSTGVLSASEFTIGTSASTSTQRFIYDSTTGGLFFDQDGSAGAFAQVQFAQLYAGVSLTNNNFVVV from the coding sequence ATGGCAAATATCAATGGTACCAGCGGTAATGATTACCTCTATGGCACAACGAGCGATGACCTCATTCAAGGCCTATCAGGTAACGATCAAATATATGGCAATGGGGGTAACGACACTCTAGATGGTGGTTCTGGCAATGATGGACTGTATGCTTCCTATTCTGCTGGAAACAATATCCTCAAGGGCGGAAGTGGGTCTGATGTTTTGGATGTTTCCTATTCCTCTGGAAATAACACCCTGACTGGGGATGCGGGGGCTGACACTTTTTATATTAGCTACTCTACTGGCAACAATACCGTTTCCGGCGGAGATGGGATTGATATCTTTTACGCCTATGGAGCTCAAGGTGCAAACACCCTCAGTGGAGGGAATGGCGATGACTCCTTCTATTTGAGCGCCCCGTATACTTTCCCCTCTTCCTTGTTCAGTCAAACGGTGGATGGAGGAACAGGTAATGATTACTTATACATCGATTACACTTATTCTAGTGTGGGAATTGATACAAATCAGATTACCTACAACTCTATTGAACGATTAGAGGTCAGAGGTACAGCCTACGATGACAACATTGTGGGGACCAATGGCAACGATGTGCTTTACGGTGGTAATAGTGGCAATGATACCATCGCTGGCGGTGCAGGTAACGATACCTTAAATGTTGACTATTCAACAGGCGATAACTCCCTCCAAGGTGGCGCTGGGAACGATAACTTGAGTGCTATCTCTTCAAATGGTGATAATTTGCTCTCTGGTGGAGATGGCAACGATGTGATCTCCACGTCTGCCTACTACTACTACTACTACGACTACTACTACTATGGCTACTACAGCGTAGGGAGTCCCTCCTCAGGCAATAACACGCTCTATGGTGGCGCTGGTAGCGATAACTTGAGTGCCAACTATTCAACAGGTAATAATCTGCTGGACGGGGGCGATGGCAATGATTCTCTCTCTGTCTCTGGCTACTCTTTCTACGACTACTACTATGGAAGCTATTCCTACTACAATAGCTCAGGCAATAACACCCTCTATGGGGGCGCTGGTTATGATTACTTAAGTGCTGAATATTCAACGGGCAATAATCTGCTGGATGGTGGCGATGACAATGATAATCTGTATGCCTATGGCGCCTCTGGTGAGAACACCCTCAACGGTGGCAATGGCGATGACTATCTCTATGCTGGGAATGGCAATGATATTCTCATAGGTGGTAACGGTAACGATATCCTTTATGGAGGAAGTGGTACTGATACCTTCGTTTTCAATAGTTTCAATGAAGGAATTGATACTCTTTATGACTTCAATGCCATTGATGAACTGATTCAGGTATCGGCCACTGGTTTTGGTGGTGGCTTATCAACAGGTGTACTATCCGCTAGTGAGTTTACCATCGGAACATCTGCAAGCACTAGCACTCAGCGATTTATTTATGACTCCACTACAGGTGGATTGTTCTTTGACCAGGATGGTAGTGCAGGTGCGTTTGCTCAGGTACAATTTGCACAACTATATGCTGGTGTGTCATTAACCAACAACAATTTTGTGGTTGTTTAG
- a CDS encoding Mov34/MPN/PAD-1 family protein: MIKFSEQHLQIIRTHAENIYPEECCGIILGYLANEGKTTVEVMPTENVWNTEASAEFSGDVSRQAASLLCERLRQREASPTRLRTPESKKRQYTIAPQVMLQAQKQARDRSLNIIGIFHSHPDHPAIPSECDRLYAWQGYSYIIVSVQNGKATELRSWSLDDTHQFQAETIENII; encoded by the coding sequence ATGATTAAGTTTAGTGAACAACACTTGCAAATTATCCGCACCCATGCAGAAAACATCTACCCAGAGGAATGCTGTGGTATAATTTTGGGTTATCTGGCTAATGAGGGCAAAACGACAGTAGAGGTCATGCCAACAGAAAATGTCTGGAATACAGAGGCATCTGCTGAATTTTCCGGCGATGTCTCACGACAAGCCGCTTCTCTTCTCTGCGAGAGGCTGCGCCAACGAGAGGCTTCGCCAACGCGTCTACGCACACCAGAAAGTAAAAAGCGACAATATACGATCGCACCCCAAGTGATGTTACAAGCACAAAAACAAGCACGCGATCGCTCTTTGAACATCATAGGCATTTTTCACTCCCACCCAGATCATCCTGCCATACCTTCAGAATGCGATCGCCTATACGCTTGGCAAGGATACTCGTATATAATAGTTTCCGTCCAAAACGGCAAAGCCACAGAACTGCGAAGCTGGAGTCTTGATGATACTCATCAGTTCCAAGCGGAGACAATCGAAAACATAATTTAA
- the moeB gene encoding molybdopterin-synthase adenylyltransferase MoeB — translation MLNPNLDEIQLTKDDYERYSRHLILPEVGLEGQKRLKAASVLCIGTGGLGSPLLLYLAAAGIGRIGIVDFDVVDTSNLQRQVIHGTSWVGKPKIESAKNRIHEINPYCQVDLYETRLSSENALEIFEPYDIVVDGTDNFPTRYLVNDACVLLNKPNVYGSIFRFEGQATVFNYEGGPNYRDLYPEPPPPGMVPSCAEGGVLGILPGIIGVIQATETVKIIIGQGNTLSGRLLLYNALDMKFRELKLRPNPIRPVIEKLIDYEQFCGIPQAKAEEAKQQMEIQEMTVKDLKELLDSGAKDFVLLDVRNPNEYEIAKIPGSVLVPLPDIENGDGVAKVKEILNGHHLIAHCKMGGRSAKALGILKEAGIVGTNVKGGITAWSREIDPSVPEY, via the coding sequence ATGTTAAATCCAAATCTGGATGAAATCCAGTTGACCAAAGATGATTACGAACGCTACTCCCGACACCTGATTTTGCCGGAAGTAGGATTGGAAGGACAGAAGCGCCTGAAAGCTGCTAGTGTACTCTGTATCGGTACAGGTGGACTAGGTTCGCCACTACTTTTATATCTAGCGGCGGCGGGTATTGGACGCATTGGAATTGTTGATTTCGATGTTGTCGATACTTCCAATTTGCAACGTCAAGTAATCCACGGTACATCCTGGGTGGGTAAACCCAAGATTGAATCTGCAAAAAACCGCATTCATGAGATTAACCCCTATTGTCAGGTGGATCTCTACGAAACTCGCCTGAGTTCCGAAAATGCGCTGGAAATTTTTGAACCTTACGATATCGTGGTGGATGGCACCGATAACTTCCCCACCAGGTATCTAGTTAACGATGCTTGCGTATTGCTAAACAAACCCAACGTCTACGGTTCCATTTTCCGCTTTGAAGGACAAGCCACCGTATTTAACTACGAAGGCGGGCCGAATTATCGTGACCTTTACCCAGAACCACCACCACCAGGAATGGTTCCCTCTTGTGCAGAAGGTGGTGTGTTGGGAATTTTGCCAGGAATTATTGGTGTCATCCAAGCAACGGAAACTGTCAAAATTATTATCGGACAAGGTAACACCTTGAGTGGACGGTTACTGCTATACAACGCCTTAGACATGAAATTCCGGGAGTTGAAACTGCGTCCTAACCCCATTCGTCCAGTGATTGAAAAGCTGATAGACTACGAACAATTCTGCGGAATTCCACAAGCTAAGGCAGAGGAGGCAAAACAGCAGATGGAAATTCAAGAAATGACCGTTAAGGATTTGAAGGAATTACTAGATAGTGGTGCGAAGGATTTTGTACTACTTGATGTCCGCAACCCCAATGAATACGAGATTGCGAAGATTCCTGGTTCAGTTTTGGTGCCCTTACCAGACATTGAAAACGGTGATGGTGTTGCCAAGGTGAAGGAAATATTAAACGGTCACCACCTAATTGCTCATTGTAAGATGGGCGGGCGATCGGCAAAAGCCCTCGGTATCCTCAAAGAAGCCGGGATCGTCGGGACGAACGTCAAAGGTGGAATTACCGCCTGGAGTCGGGAAATCGATCCCTCAGTTCCGGAGTATTAA
- a CDS encoding CIA30 family protein yields MTDKNRSQWDLGRFIETLTYFEVIPFLNWVQQLIQGRPQDNQDKPNGGRNVGVILVAGATGGVGKRVVKRSLERGYKVRALVRDIDKARSILGNDIDLVVADITKPETLTPVVMANIEAVICCTAVRVQPVEGDTADRAKYYQGVKFYQPEIVGDTPENVEYQGVKNLVQAAAKYLPQANEKLIFDFTKPSAELKDVWGALDDVVMGGVSASNIQLLENAALFAGNVSTANSGGFASVRTKNFDPPFNLSGYEGVKLRVKGDGQRYKIFLRTDTTWDGIGYSYSFDTVANTWVDIHIPFRDLIPVFRAKIVKDAPPIEQSRICSFQLMLSKFEYDGALNPQFSPGGFALQLESIKAYGGANLPQFILVSSAGVTRPGRPGINLDEEPPAVKLNDQLGGILTWKLKGEDSLRASGIPYTIIRPCALTETVGGKELIFEQGDNIKGKISREDVADLCVQVLKIAKAFNVTFEVKEGDNTINSIDWQRLFSNLEQDK; encoded by the coding sequence ATGACTGATAAAAATCGTTCTCAATGGGACTTAGGCAGGTTTATCGAAACCCTGACTTACTTTGAGGTAATTCCTTTCCTTAACTGGGTACAGCAATTAATCCAAGGCCGTCCTCAGGATAATCAAGATAAACCCAATGGAGGAAGAAACGTGGGTGTAATATTAGTAGCAGGTGCCACAGGCGGTGTAGGTAAGCGAGTCGTAAAGCGATCGCTTGAACGAGGTTATAAAGTTCGGGCGCTAGTAAGAGACATTGACAAAGCACGGTCAATTCTTGGTAATGATATTGACTTAGTAGTTGCAGATATCACCAAACCAGAAACTTTAACTCCTGTAGTTATGGCTAATATCGAAGCTGTAATTTGTTGCACAGCTGTGCGCGTGCAACCAGTAGAGGGAGACACAGCAGATAGAGCAAAATACTATCAAGGTGTGAAATTTTACCAACCGGAAATTGTCGGCGACACCCCAGAAAATGTGGAATATCAAGGTGTCAAAAACTTAGTCCAAGCCGCAGCAAAATATCTACCCCAAGCAAATGAAAAACTCATATTTGATTTTACAAAACCATCAGCAGAACTAAAAGATGTTTGGGGGGCGCTGGATGATGTCGTCATGGGTGGTGTAAGTGCCAGTAATATCCAATTATTAGAAAATGCAGCTTTGTTTGCTGGCAATGTTTCCACTGCGAACTCCGGTGGATTTGCTTCTGTGAGAACTAAGAATTTTGATCCGCCATTTAATTTATCTGGCTACGAAGGTGTGAAATTGCGCGTCAAAGGTGACGGTCAGCGTTATAAAATCTTCCTACGAACAGATACAACATGGGATGGCATTGGGTATAGCTATTCTTTCGATACCGTAGCTAATACCTGGGTAGATATTCACATTCCCTTTAGAGATTTGATTCCTGTATTTCGGGCAAAAATTGTCAAGGACGCGCCGCCAATTGAGCAGAGTAGAATTTGTTCATTTCAACTAATGTTAAGCAAATTTGAATATGATGGCGCATTAAATCCCCAATTTTCTCCAGGTGGCTTTGCTTTGCAGTTAGAATCAATTAAAGCTTATGGTGGCGCCAATTTACCCCAATTTATTCTTGTCAGTTCAGCAGGCGTAACTCGTCCAGGACGCCCCGGTATTAATTTAGATGAAGAACCCCCAGCAGTAAAATTAAATGACCAATTGGGGGGAATTTTAACTTGGAAGTTGAAAGGAGAAGATAGTTTAAGAGCAAGCGGAATTCCTTATACAATTATTCGACCTTGTGCTTTAACTGAGACAGTAGGAGGTAAGGAATTAATATTTGAACAAGGGGATAATATTAAAGGCAAAATCAGCCGTGAGGATGTCGCAGACCTTTGCGTGCAAGTGCTAAAAATAGCAAAAGCATTTAATGTAACGTTTGAGGTAAAAGAGGGAGACAACACTATTAACTCTATCGATTGGCAGAGGCTATTTTCTAATTTAGAACAAGATAAATAA
- a CDS encoding nitrate transporter, which translates to MKNNMFLEFLASLQRLFVGYIPAAVLGSFIGYFIGINSMIYQLFRRIFQIPHSIPPIALLPISLIVFRESEAAAIVVIFFGTLWTIIINTAIGMRHFHRQNKNFRVAIFHIFHALKVGIWVAWFTVIATEMLIGPKGLGFFLWDSYKAGNIDSIIEAILYIGIIGLVLDQLLDFTAYILSQMVSDGKKSS; encoded by the coding sequence ATGAAAAATAACATGTTTTTAGAATTTTTAGCTAGCCTGCAACGATTATTTGTTGGTTACATTCCAGCCGCAGTATTGGGTAGTTTTATCGGATATTTCATCGGTATAAATAGCATGATTTATCAGCTATTCAGGCGGATATTCCAGATACCACATAGTATCCCTCCTATAGCTTTGCTACCTATTAGTTTAATAGTGTTTAGAGAAAGTGAAGCCGCTGCTATTGTCGTAATATTTTTTGGAACTCTTTGGACAATAATCATTAATACGGCAATAGGTATGCGACATTTTCATAGACAAAATAAGAACTTTCGAGTAGCTATATTTCATATATTTCATGCTCTGAAAGTTGGGATTTGGGTAGCTTGGTTTACAGTTATTGCCACAGAAATGTTGATAGGCCCAAAAGGACTCGGCTTTTTTCTCTGGGATAGTTATAAAGCTGGTAACATCGATTCCATAATCGAGGCAATACTCTACATTGGTATTATTGGCCTTGTGCTGGATCAGTTGCTAGATTTTACAGCGTATATTCTCTCGCAAATGGTTTCCGATGGCAAAAAATCTTCCTAA
- a CDS encoding type II toxin-antitoxin system HicA family toxin, producing MPKLAGINHLRAINAFEKAGFSVVRQGKHITMTNGERIITIPRANPINAYTMAGIIKDAGLTIE from the coding sequence ATGCCCAAACTTGCAGGGATTAATCACCTACGAGCTATCAACGCCTTTGAAAAAGCAGGTTTTTCAGTTGTACGACAAGGTAAGCATATTACGATGACCAATGGCGAAAGGATTATCACCATTCCAAGAGCTAATCCGATTAATGCCTACACAATGGCTGGAATTATAAAAGATGCTGGTTTAACAATTGAATAA